The Deltaproteobacteria bacterium DNA segment CTCACTTCCCTCATGTGCTTGCCTTCTTCTGCATCGGTCTCCATGTCATCACTGGAACCGAGTATTCCGGGAATGAGCCATTCAACAGGCGATTTTCGTTTTGTCCAGAACAAAACGGCGGAATCGCCGATCTGAAGTTTTTGCCTGCTTTCAAAGCGAAGAAGATGGTTGAGAGCAGTCGTATAGGAAAAGGCAGCCCGCTCACTGATTGGCGCATTGTAACTCTGTTTTTTTCCATAAGAGGTAAAAGCATCAAGATTGAAGGAAACAAGAGATGCCCCGGACGTTTGCGCCCCTCTGACCCCTTTGATTTTAGGGTGCAGCCGTGCAATAGCTTCCTTTTTATTGCCCAATGCGCATGTGGCCACATAGTCGGCGTTCATCGAATGAAGAGATGCTTCCCATGCGGCCCTGATTTTTTCTCTCTCATGAAGGAAGGTCTTTTCACCGTCCAGTTTGAAAACTACGTTGAGCCCCCAAATATCATCAGAATCCCTCAAAAGTTCACCATATTGGTCCTCTGCCTTTTCCGGCTTCCAGCTATCGAGAAAAACAAGCAAGGCTCTCATTCCTTCATCATCAATGGAATCACCGAGCAGATGATGCCTTTTTCTGAAAGCCTCGAACATTTCAAGGCTTCGTTTATGAACCCCTTTTTTATCGATGCCAAGCACATAGGCAGTGTTATCCCATAGATAATTAGGTGCTATATTGGCGG contains these protein-coding regions:
- the cas8c gene encoding type I-C CRISPR-associated protein Cas8c/Csd1, producing the protein MILSKLDDYYNRLVIDASQGIPNQGFSRQKIHFSLVIDEKGNLVQLYDLRKNDKSRGPMELIVPEGENRSANIAPNYLWDNTAYVLGIDKKGVHKRSLEMFEAFRKRHHLLGDSIDDEGMRALLVFLDSWKPEKAEDQYGELLRDSDDIWGLNVVFKLDGEKTFLHEREKIRAAWEASLHSMNADYVATCALGNKKEAIARLHPKIKGVRGAQTSGASLVSFNLDAFTSYGKKQSYNAPISERAAFSYTTALNHLLRFESRQKLQIGDSAVLFWTKRKSPVEWLIPGILGSSDDMETDAEEGKHMREV